AAGCCAAGCAAGAACATCTGCTTTTTCTTGCGCAGTACATTCACGGCCAAGCACATCATTACAGTTTCGCTTGAACCACTTATCTACCTTTGCCTCGTCAGTAAAACGAGCTGGATTGGCCGATGGCGCTAAAGGCTTAATTACTTTTCCAGTAACAATATGCTTTGTGTCGTGATTGGGTGGATTTTCATGACAAGAGGCACAACTCCACTCTTTTCCATGCTTAGCGTTAAAGAATTGCTCACCCTTGCTGGTCGATGCTTTGCCTGATTGAGCTTCGTAGGTTTTTAATAATTCCTGGGGGGTTGTTGCATGTGCCAACCCAAAAATACCCAACGACAAAATAAACAATAAAACTTTCATACCCAATGACTCCTCTATATCTTGTCAGTATGCGCTTATGACAAGCCGGCGAAATCAATGCATCACCAAATTACTGGGGATTAGGCTTTCATTTAAGACAATATCTCTATCTACATAAATGAAAAAACCACCCGAAGGTGGTTTTGGTGTTTCTTGGTGGCCCGGGGCGGAATCGAACCACCGACACAAGGATTTTCAATCCTCTGCTCTACCGACTGAGCTACCAGGCCAAGACTTGGAATTATAACGAATTGGCTTAAGGAGCCCTGAAATTTCCTTTGGATGCCCTTGATATGTCCATTTTCTTGGCAGGGCTGGGCCTGGATTGGGGGCTAGCTTTCACTCTTGTTGCGAGAGGTATCAATTCCCAAGGCTTTGAGCTTGCGATATAGGTGTGTTCGCTCCAGGCCGGTGTACTCAGAAATCTTGGTCATGCTGCCGCCCATGATTTGCATTTGGTGCTCAAAGTAAGCCTTCTCAAATAGATCTCTGGCCTCTCTTAAGGGGAGATCAAAATAGGTTTTTGCGATACCGCTGATGTACTCATCACCCTCTGGTGCAGTAGATGCTACCTCTGAGCTAGCTGGCTTAGGAGCAGCAGTTGCACTTGCGCTTGGTGAGACCGCCTTTTCTTCTTCAGGCTCAATATATTTTGGGGAGCTCTCTAGCGCTTTGCTCACTGTTTTCAAAAGCTTTTGCAGAGCAATTGGCTTTTCTAAAAAGTTTAGTGCGCCAATACGAGTTGCCTCAACCGCAGTATCAATGGTTGCGTGACCAGACATCATCACTACAGGCATAGTGAGCTGACCAGTCTTAGACCACTCTTTTAATAAAGTAATGCCATCAGTATCTGGCATCCAAATATCAAGCAGTACAAGATCAGGACGCATTTGTTCACGAATGGTGCGAGCTTGAACGGCGCTTTCTGCTGCGTAAACAGTATGGCCTTCATCTGTGAGGATCTCATTGAGAAGCTCACGAATTCCCATCTCATCATCAACAACCAAAATACTAGCCATACTTAGGCGGCCTCTTTTGCTAGATTCATAAACAATATTGATACTTGCGCACCAACTACATCTTCTCCGTGCATACGGTTTCTTATTTCAATTTTAGCCGAGTGGTCATCAACAATTTTTTTGACTACCGCCAAACCCAATCCCGTACCTTTACTCTTTGTAGTGACATACGGCTCGAATGCTCTTGCCAATATCTTAGCTGGAAATCCAACTCCACCATCACTTATTGTTAAGCGAACTGCACTTTGTGCTGCGGCATTGTGCTCACCATAAGGAACTAACTCCGTTTTAACCTCTACTGGCTCGTTTGGACGAGGGCCCTCAAGCGCGGCATCTTGTGCATTTTGCAACAAATTATGAATAACTTGTCTTAACTGGGTCGGGTCACCCATGATGTCTGGGCAATGTGGATCAAGTTGAGTGCGCAATGGGCTGCCCTCATATAAACCCAGTATTTCAGATGTTAGGGTATTGATAGAGATTGGCTTGAGCTGTGGTGATGGGGTCTTTGCAAAATCCCTGAAGTCATTGACCATTTCTTTCATCGCCTGCACTTGGCCAATAATGGTTTCAGTGCTGCGATTAATCATCTCTTCCCGCTCTGGACTTAGCTTACCGGCAAGCTTATGTTGCAATCTCTCAGCCGAGAGCTGAATCGGCGTCAATGGATTTTTAATTTCATGCGCCAAGCGTCTAGCAACTTCACTCCACGCAATTGACCTTTGAGCACTAACCACATCGGTGATGTCATCAAACACCACCATACGCAAATCACCAGTAAGCTCTGTTCCGCGCACAAATAAGGTGATGCCCAGTTCATTTTCAAATTCATTGGTGCTGTGCAGTTGAATTTGTTTTTGCCACACAGGAGCATTTTGTGGTGCCCCCTGTGTAGATGCACCCTCACCAGTCACGGCCAATTTCATTGTGGCAAAGCCCTCTTTCACAGCCTCCTCAAACTCCAATAATGCAGGGCTGTTACTCAACGGCTTTCCATCTAGATAAGTTAGGCCTTGGCCAAAAATACGGTCCGCGCCAGCATTGCTAGACACCACGTTGTAATTTTTATCGAAGATACAAACACCCGCAGTTAAGCTTCCAAGAACCCTTTCCAAAAACGCCTTAGATTCTTGCAAGGAAGTGCGTGTGTCCGCCAATTGCCGCGTCATCACGTTAAATTGACGCGTGAGCATGCCTAGCTCGTCCCCAGTGTCTAGCTCTGGCTTTGGCGACAGGTCTCCTTGTGCAACAGCTTGCGTACCTCTTAATAGCATCAAAAGTGGTCGCGCCAGTTGGCGCCCCAACATCAGTGCGAGCGTAATCGCTACAAATACAGCGAAGAACAAGGTCAGCGTTAAAGTGCCGACAAACATTTTGCGAAGACCAGTGCGCCCAAGAGCTTTTTCTTGATATTCACTATAAGCAGACTCGACTGCAAAAATATTCTTGGCAAATGGAGTTGGTATATATCGCACTAACTGTAAAAAATATTTATCCTCTGATTCCTTACCCGCATCCAGCTTGCTATGCGCCAACTTTTTTCGAACTATCGGAATAATTGCCCTTACTCGATAGCCGCGCTGCCCACCCTCTACTTCAATTTGATCTAAAAAGGTAATGCCCTTCTTTTTAAATGCTTCTGCAACAACTTCGGCACTAGGTGCTGGAAAATATTTTTTAGGCCTTAACTCGCTGGTTAAGATTAAATTGCGCTGCATATTGAAAAGGCTTACTTCCTGAATGCCGAATTGGTTGCGGATTTTCATCACCGTAGCGCCAACTTGATCAGAGGTTGCGCCCACAGGAGCTTGAACAACCTGCTCGGCAATGAAACCTCCTTCGGCCAAAATCTCTTCTTGGGCAACTCTTAAAGTAACGCGCGCTAACTCTAGGCCAGAATTTAGTGCTGATTCGACCTTCACATCAAACCAAGTTTCAATACTTCGGGAAACGAACTGAAGAGAAACGCCGTACAAAATTAAGCCAGGAACAATTCCAACCAAAGCAAAAATCATGGCTAGCTTGGCGATAAGGCGCGTACCAAAATGCCCTCGATGCCAACGTACTGCAATTACCCCAACCAAAATCAAAATTACCAAAGTAAGGCAAATACCAATAACTACATTGGCGGCATATAACCAAATAAAGTAGTTATCAAAAAACTCTGTATTGGATGATGCAATAGAAAGCAAAACCAAAAGCAATAAAGCAAATGCGCCAATTAAACCAATCGCAATCGGAATGGCTTTTTTTCTCCAGGCTTTAGAAGTAAAAAACCCTGAGTTCAGAAGGGAGGCAATTGAACTCATCGCTTAATTAAGCTCGGGCCAGTAGGTGAAAGCGGGAAGCGCAGCCAGTCACTGGAAACGCTCCAATCGCGGTTATTAAGCGCATTCACCTGAAACGGCTTGGGTAGCTTGCTCAAGTCCAAAGTCATTCTCAGGCTACCTGTATAGAGCTTGCTGGGGTCAAGTTGCGCATTATCTGCAACGCGCCAACCGCCAATACTTCCTGCGCCCTGCAAGGCCTCAGCAATCGTTCTTGCTGAAAATGTCAGGCCATCTGATGCGATGCGATATTGCTGAGTTAATGGTTGATATGACAAGCGCGTTTGCCTTTGGGCAATCGCTGGCTTTTCATCAAACCAGTACCAGCGAGAGCGAGACAAATCAAACTCGGTCTGAAAATAAAGTACCACTCCTTTTTGCACAGCATCTTCAAGACCAGGGGAAAGCTCAATTTGAAAACTAGCATTTAATAGCCAGTCGTTATCCACCCTCTCCAGCTCAAAGGATTTAATCTTGATTCCTTCTGCATTGACGGCTGTTGAAAAAACAGACATCGCCATCAAGCATAAAAAGATGAATTGTTTAATTCTTTGGCTCATGGCCCATTTTTCTTAAACAAGGCATAGTAAAAACCATCGTTTATCTCAGAGGGCAACAGCTGCCCTGGAGCGTCTAATCGTACCGCATTGCCGTGCTCAGCAGCAAACCAAATTGCTTGCTCCTCACCCTCCTCGGGGAATATAGAGCAAGTCACGTAGAGCATTGTGCCCCCAGGCTTTAGCATCGCCCACGCCTGGGCCAAGATGGCTCGCTGCTTCTGTTGCAAAGCTTTAATATCGGATTCACGCCTTAAAAATGGGATGTCTGGATGCCTTGAAACAATGCCGGCAGCAGAACAGGGGGCATCCAGCAAAATCTTGTCGAACAAAACTCCGTCCCACCACGCGGCTTTAGAGGCATCACCCCTCAATACTTTTACATTCTCAGACTGCAAGCGCAGGCGATCCAAGTTACCGCTGATCTTCCCCAAACGGGCACCATCCAACTCCAGAGCAACCATCTTGCAATCGGATAACTCGAGCATGTGTGCAGTTTTTCCACCAGGGGCAGCGCAAGCATCCAACACCAATTCATTAGGCTGGGGATCAAGCAAAACTGCCGCTAACTGAGCGCCGGCATCCTGTACAGAGACTGCGCCACCATAAAACCCTGGCAATTCAGAAACGGGTACGGGGTCTGCCAACAGGAGCGCTGCAGGCAATTTAATACCAGCAACTTCTTCAATCACACTTGAGAAGATTCCTGCATCATGTAATAGCGCCTGATATTGTTCGCGAGAATATTGTTTTTGATTTACTCGCAAAATCAAAGGCGCTCTCTTTGCTTGCTGAAATAAAATCGTCTGCCAAACTTTGGAGTAATTACGCTTTAAGCTTGCTCGCCACCAAGCTGGCACAAACATCGCGATGGGGTCGGGAGGGTAACGAGTTTCGCCTTCGGGCGGCTGCACCAAAAGGCTCACCTTGCGCAATACCGCATTCACAAAACCTTTGGCATACATCGTCTTGTCATATTCACCGCAAGCCTTCACGGCCTGGTCAACAATCGTGTGAGATGCGTAACCTTTGCCATCGGCTGCGCTCTGCAAAAACAAGGCAATTGCAACGCTCAAAAGATGGTCTACCTCCGGTGGCGGAGTCTTGGGAATAAATTGTTTGATGAGCTCGTGAGAACGATTCCATTTACGCAAAGCATCAAAGCTAAGGCTTTGGACAATAGGACGCTCGTGCGCCTCTAATTCTTCTAGCACCTCCGTGAGTGATCGACCACTCATGACCTCGGTAATGGCTTGCGCTGCAATTGTGATTGCTTCAGAAAGCGGGAGACTACGTGGTGTTTTTTGATCGATCAAATTAATTCGCTCCGGGATATGCCCCGTTTTTTGCCATACTCATCAGGCGAGCCACTCGCTCCTCAGTCGGCGGATGGGTTGAAAACAACTGGGCAAGGCCGCCCGCACTTAAGGGATTCAAAATCATCATTTGGGCAGTTTCAGGATGTTGCTCAACCGCCTGAAATGGGATGCCCTGAGCATAGTTATGAATTTTCTCTAGTGCATGCGCTAACGCCTCGGGATCTGAACTAATTTCTGCTCCTCCGCGATCCGCTTCATATTCTCTTGCGCGTGAAATACTCATCTGAATCAAGCTAGCAGCAATCGGCGCCAGAATTGCCACCATCAAACTGGCTATTGGGTTGTTTGGTCTACCCTCAGAGTCACGCCCACCAAAAAACATCGCGAAGTTTGCTATTGCAGAGATAGCGCCAGCCATTGTGGCGGCGACAGTTGAAATTAAGATATCGCGATGCCGCACGTGCGCCAACTCGTGGGCCATCACACCGCGTAATTCGCGATTAGAGAGTATTTTCAAAATCCCAGTCGTGGCAGCGACCGATGCATTGTCTGGGTTGCGTCCTGTTGCAAAAGCATTGGGTGCATCCTCATCAATTAAAAATACTTTGGGCATTGGAAGGTCGGCCTTTTCGGAAAGCTCCTTAACAAGCCCATAGAACTGAGGCGCAGACCTCTCGTCGACCTGTTGAGCATTGGTCATTTTCAAGACCATCGTGTCTGAGAACCAGTAGCTGAAGAAGTTCATGCCAACAGCCATTAGCAATGCCATCAACATGCCCTGTTCGCCACCAAGCATCCCGCCGACCACAATAAATAAAGCGGTAATTGCGGCCATCAAAACAGCAGTCTTTGCAAAATTAAACATTTCTACTCCTTTGCATGAAAGCACAACAATTTTTCAGTGGGGGTCATAGACTGTATACATGTCTTGGCACTCATTCTTTTTCCGCCTGGCTTTTGCATTTCCAAAACCTCAATGACGCCATTACCAGATTGGACGTATACACCGTCCTCGCTAAAGCCCAATACTTCGCCTACGTTTGTGGTTTCGCTATAAAGGCCTGCTTTTGGAAGACGAGAATCCCAAAACTTGATTGACTGACCTTCGAGAGCGCTTGTTGCACCAGGAAAAGGATTAAACGCACGAATTCGAAAATCTATTTGGCTTGCACTTAAACGCCAATCGATTTCTGCCTCTGTTTTTAATATCTTTTCTGCGTAGGTAATGCCGACTGTCGGCTGCGGCGTTCTGTTTAAGCTTTTGCCTTCTTGCAACTCTCGCAAAACATCCACAATTAATTTAGCGCCTAAATCTGACAGTCGATCGTGTAAGCTCTCACTCGTTTCTCCGGAGGCTATTTCAAGATCTGCGACTAAAACAGTGTCGCCAGTATCGAGCCCTGCGTCCATTTGCATGATGCAAACGCCGGTTTTGGCATCTCCTGCCTCAATCGCTCTTTGAATTGGGGCTGCACCGCGCCAACGCGGCAATAACGAAGCATGAATATTAAAGCTGCCATGTCTACCTGGCTTTTGCGCTATATCTAGAACCTCTTGAGGAAGAATTAAGCCATAAGCCACCACAACCATTGCATCAAATTCAATTTCAGAAAGCAGCCGATAGGTTTCTAAGGCTTGCGCCTTCTTTACAGGATCTGCATGATTGACTTTAAGTGTTTCTGGCTGCAATACAGGGATATGATTTTCTATTGCAAACTCTTTCACGGGGCTTGCTTGTAGGTGCCTTCCCCTGCCCGCACGCCGATCAGGCTGCGTAAGCGCCAAAACAATTTCGTGGCCCGCGCGATGAATTGCACGCATTGCTTGTGCAGCAAATTCTGGGGTACCAGCAAATACAATTTTCATTGGGGCGCTTAGCGCTGACTCTCTAATTCTTTTGCGCGCTTCTTCATTTTTTGTGAAATACGACTGCGCTTGAGAATTGATAAATACTCAACAAACACTTTGCCCTGCAAATGGTCTAGCTCATGCTGCAAGCAAACCGCCAGAAGACCATCTGCATCTAACTCAAATTCCTTGCCTTTAATGTCTAAAGCTTTTACTCGTATCTCGGAAGGTCGCTCAACCTCATCGTAGTAATCGGGCGCTGAAAGACATCCTTCACGCCAAGATTTCTTTTCGGGGCTTGCCCAAATAATTTCTGGGTTGATAAAAACCATGAGCTCGTTTTGATCATCAGACACATCAATGACTACGATGCACTCATGTATATCTACCTGAGTTGCAGCGAGGCCAACGCCCGGTGCCTCATACATAGTCTCTGCCATATCGGCGACTATTTTCTGAATGCGCTCATCCACTTGTGCCACAGGTTTGGCAACCTTGTGCAAGCGCGGGTCTGGATAACAAAGGACGGGTAATAAAGCCATATAAGAATTATCTAACAGAGCAATCCATCTGTCCTGATTGCTGCAATTTCCCTAAAGATCAAAATTGTTTGATGCAGACAATAAAACCATCCGACCCGATCGTCAAAATTGCACGCGGGACCAAATATTACCCGGCGCGTTTAAATGATTTACATGACCCGCCCAGCAATCTATATATAAAAGGGGATGTCCACTTGCTGCGCCAGCCCATGATCGCCATCGTCGGCTCTCGAAACGCCAGCGCCGAAGGCCTACAAAACTCGAGTGTGCTGGCTAAGGCGCTAGCTCGGGCAGGCCTGCTTATCCTCTCTGGGATGGCAAAAGGGGTTGATGGCGCAGCCCATAGAGCTTGTATTGAATTGGGGGTGAATCACTTCACGGGCGCCGTATTTGGGACGGGCGTTGATGTTATTTATCCCAGGGAACATGTTGGGCTAGCAAAAACAATTAGCCAGCAGGGGCTTTTGTTGTCTGAATTTCCTCCGGGAACTGGGGCCCAGCGCCTTCACTTTCCAAGGCGCAACAGAATCATTGCAGCCCTAGCCCTGGGTGTCGTGGTGGTTGAGGCCGCCGAAAAATCAGGCTCTCTTCTCTTATTACTGCGCGCCTAGCCGCAGACCTTGGAAGAGAGGTATTTGCAGTGCCCGGGTCTATTCAGAGCGCCAACTCAGGGGGTTGCCACCTACTTATTCAGCAGGGGGCAAAACTGGTCCGCGGGCTGGCGGACATTCTAGAAGACCTCCATTTATAGGCAAAAACCGTGTTTAAAGGATCTTAAATGGGGTTTTGTAGAAAAATTAGGGGGTTTCTGGGGTCGCCTAAACCGGCTGAAATGTGGCTTTTTGGACTTTTCTTAATTTATCGGTTAATAATAAAAAAGGGGTAAGCAATAGACCAATTCCTGATTTGGTTTAAATTGTTCATCCTTTTTCCTTCCCTATTAAAAACATCATTTCAGGCTCAAATTTAGGCAAACGCGTGGCTAAAGCATCTACCAAAAGCAGCTCAAAGACCTCATCCGTGGACCACCCTAAGGCGCTCATCATTGCCGAGAAGCCCTCGGTTGCAAACGATATCGCCAAAGCCTTGGGTGGCTTTACCAAATACGAGGACTATTTCGAGAGCGGCGACTTCCTAATTTCGTCAGCCGTTGGTCACCTTTTAGAAATCGCCGCCCCAGAAGAATATGACGTTAAGCGCGGTAAATGGTCTTTTGCCAATCTACCTGTTGTGCCGCCTTATTTTGATTTGCGCCCTATCGCCAAGACCGAGTCTCGTCTTAAGGTTTTACAAAAACTCATTAAGCGTAAAGACGTTACTGCTTTAATTAATGCATGTGACGCGGGACGAGAAGGTGAGCTGATTTTCCGTTTAATTGCTCAGCACACCAAAGCATCGCAGTCCATTAAACGTCTTTGGTTGCAATCCATGACACCGGCCACCATTAGAGAAGGCTTTACTAATCTGCGCTCTGATGAAGACATGCAGCCGCTAGCAGATGCAGCGCGTTGTCGCTCCGAAGCAGACTGGTTGGTTGGCATTAATGGCACCCGCGCCATGACTGCTTTTAATAGCAAGAGCGGTGGATTTTTTCTAACAACAGTTGGCCGCGTACAAACACCAACACTTTCAATTGTTGTCGAGCGAGAAGAATTAATTCGTAAATTTGTTTCTAAAGATTACTGGGAAGTTAAAGCTGAATTTATTGCTGCAGCCGGCATCTATGAAGGCCGCTGGTTTGACCCGAAGTTTAAGAAAGATGCCGCCGAACCTGATGCCCGTGAGAATCGTCTCTGGAGCGAGGCTGCTGCACAAAGCATCGTTGCTGCATGCCGTGGAAAAAAAGCAACCGTAACTGAAGAAGCCAAGCCAGCGACGCAATTAGCGCCACAGCTATTTGACTTAACCAGCTTGCAACGCGAGGCAAACGCACGTTTTGGTTTCTCTGCAAAAAATACTTTAGGTCTCGCACAGGCCCTCTATGAGCGCCATAAAGTCTTGACCTATCCACGTACTGATGCCAAAGCGCTTCCCGAAGATTATCTCGATACAGTGAAACAAACTATGGAGAATCTTGCGGAGCATTCGCAAGACTACCGCGCATTTGCTAAGCAAATTTTGCAAGGCGATCCAAAAGATCCGAAAGCAAAAGCGGGCTATGGCTGGGTAAAACCAAATAAGCGTATTTTTGATAATTCCAAAATTTCAGATCACTTTGCGATCATTCCAACCCTTGAGACACCCAAGAGCTTAAGTGAGCCAGAAGCAAAACTTTACGACTTGGTGGTGCGCCGTTTCTTAGCGGTCTTTTATCCTGCGGCTGAATTCCGAGTTACAACCCGAATTACAGAGGCATCTGGACACCATTTCAAGACCGAGGGACGGGTGCTGGTAAATCCAGGCTGGCTCACAGTCTATGGCAAGTCTAACCAGGCCGATGATGAGCTCGTGCCAGTACAAGAGGGTGAAAGCGTTCAGAACGAAGCTGTAGTGGCCGTACCCTTAAAAACTAAGCCTCCTGCACGCTATACCGAGGCGACCTTGCTGTCAGCCATGGAAAGTGCCGGCAAGTGGGTTGATGATGACGAAATGCGCGAGGCGATGGCAGAAAAAGGCCTGGGAACTCCTGCAACGCGCGCGGCCATTATTGAAGGTCTGCTAGCTGAAAAATATATTGTGCGTGAAGCGCGTGAACTTATCCCAACAGCAAAAGCATTTCAATTAATGACTTTGTTGCGCGGCTTAGATGTGGAAGAGTTAACCC
Above is a window of Polynucleobacter necessarius DNA encoding:
- the def gene encoding peptide deformylase, yielding MALLPVLCYPDPRLHKVAKPVAQVDERIQKIVADMAETMYEAPGVGLAATQVDIHECIVVIDVSDDQNELMVFINPEIIWASPEKKSWREGCLSAPDYYDEVERPSEIRVKALDIKGKEFELDADGLLAVCLQHELDHLQGKVFVEYLSILKRSRISQKMKKRAKELESQR
- the htpX gene encoding zinc metalloprotease HtpX encodes the protein MFNFAKTAVLMAAITALFIVVGGMLGGEQGMLMALLMAVGMNFFSYWFSDTMVLKMTNAQQVDERSAPQFYGLVKELSEKADLPMPKVFLIDEDAPNAFATGRNPDNASVAATTGILKILSNRELRGVMAHELAHVRHRDILISTVAATMAGAISAIANFAMFFGGRDSEGRPNNPIASLMVAILAPIAASLIQMSISRAREYEADRGGAEISSDPEALAHALEKIHNYAQGIPFQAVEQHPETAQMMILNPLSAGGLAQLFSTHPPTEERVARLMSMAKNGAYPGAN
- the rsmB gene encoding 16S rRNA (cytosine(967)-C(5))-methyltransferase RsmB, with the translated sequence MIDQKTPRSLPLSEAITIAAQAITEVMSGRSLTEVLEELEAHERPIVQSLSFDALRKWNRSHELIKQFIPKTPPPEVDHLLSVAIALFLQSAADGKGYASHTIVDQAVKACGEYDKTMYAKGFVNAVLRKVSLLVQPPEGETRYPPDPIAMFVPAWWRASLKRNYSKVWQTILFQQAKRAPLILRVNQKQYSREQYQALLHDAGIFSSVIEEVAGIKLPAALLLADPVPVSELPGFYGGAVSVQDAGAQLAAVLLDPQPNELVLDACAAPGGKTAHMLELSDCKMVALELDGARLGKISGNLDRLRLQSENVKVLRGDASKAAWWDGVLFDKILLDAPCSAAGIVSRHPDIPFLRRESDIKALQQKQRAILAQAWAMLKPGGTMLYVTCSIFPEEGEEQAIWFAAEHGNAVRLDAPGQLLPSEINDGFYYALFKKNGP
- a CDS encoding DUF1924 domain-containing protein, encoding MKVLLFILSLGIFGLAHATTPQELLKTYEAQSGKASTSKGEQFFNAKHGKEWSCASCHENPPNHDTKHIVTGKVIKPLAPSANPARFTDEAKVDKWFKRNCNDVLGRECTAQEKADVLAWLISVK
- a CDS encoding DNA-processing protein DprA codes for the protein MQTIKPSDPIVKIARGTKYYPARLNDLHDPPSNLYIKGDVHLLRQPMIAIVGSRNASAEGLQNSSVLAKALARAGLLILSGMAKGVDGAAHRACIELGVNHFTGAVFGTGVDVIYPREHVGLAKTISQQGLLLSEFPPGTGAQRLHFPRRNRIIAALALGVVVVEAAEKSGSLLLLLRA
- a CDS encoding sensor histidine kinase yields the protein MSSIASLLNSGFFTSKAWRKKAIPIAIGLIGAFALLLLVLLSIASSNTEFFDNYFIWLYAANVVIGICLTLVILILVGVIAVRWHRGHFGTRLIAKLAMIFALVGIVPGLILYGVSLQFVSRSIETWFDVKVESALNSGLELARVTLRVAQEEILAEGGFIAEQVVQAPVGATSDQVGATVMKIRNQFGIQEVSLFNMQRNLILTSELRPKKYFPAPSAEVVAEAFKKKGITFLDQIEVEGGQRGYRVRAIIPIVRKKLAHSKLDAGKESEDKYFLQLVRYIPTPFAKNIFAVESAYSEYQEKALGRTGLRKMFVGTLTLTLFFAVFVAITLALMLGRQLARPLLMLLRGTQAVAQGDLSPKPELDTGDELGMLTRQFNVMTRQLADTRTSLQESKAFLERVLGSLTAGVCIFDKNYNVVSSNAGADRIFGQGLTYLDGKPLSNSPALLEFEEAVKEGFATMKLAVTGEGASTQGAPQNAPVWQKQIQLHSTNEFENELGITLFVRGTELTGDLRMVVFDDITDVVSAQRSIAWSEVARRLAHEIKNPLTPIQLSAERLQHKLAGKLSPEREEMINRSTETIIGQVQAMKEMVNDFRDFAKTPSPQLKPISINTLTSEILGLYEGSPLRTQLDPHCPDIMGDPTQLRQVIHNLLQNAQDAALEGPRPNEPVEVKTELVPYGEHNAAAQSAVRLTISDGGVGFPAKILARAFEPYVTTKSKGTGLGLAVVKKIVDDHSAKIEIRNRMHGEDVVGAQVSILFMNLAKEAA
- a CDS encoding DUF4390 domain-containing protein, producing the protein MSQRIKQFIFLCLMAMSVFSTAVNAEGIKIKSFELERVDNDWLLNASFQIELSPGLEDAVQKGVVLYFQTEFDLSRSRWYWFDEKPAIAQRQTRLSYQPLTQQYRIASDGLTFSARTIAEALQGAGSIGGWRVADNAQLDPSKLYTGSLRMTLDLSKLPKPFQVNALNNRDWSVSSDWLRFPLSPTGPSLIKR
- a CDS encoding response regulator yields the protein MASILVVDDEMGIRELLNEILTDEGHTVYAAESAVQARTIREQMRPDLVLLDIWMPDTDGITLLKEWSKTGQLTMPVVMMSGHATIDTAVEATRIGALNFLEKPIALQKLLKTVSKALESSPKYIEPEEEKAVSPSASATAAPKPASSEVASTAPEGDEYISGIAKTYFDLPLREARDLFEKAYFEHQMQIMGGSMTKISEYTGLERTHLYRKLKALGIDTSRNKSES
- the fmt gene encoding methionyl-tRNA formyltransferase, which codes for MKIVFAGTPEFAAQAMRAIHRAGHEIVLALTQPDRRAGRGRHLQASPVKEFAIENHIPVLQPETLKVNHADPVKKAQALETYRLLSEIEFDAMVVVAYGLILPQEVLDIAQKPGRHGSFNIHASLLPRWRGAAPIQRAIEAGDAKTGVCIMQMDAGLDTGDTVLVADLEIASGETSESLHDRLSDLGAKLIVDVLRELQEGKSLNRTPQPTVGITYAEKILKTEAEIDWRLSASQIDFRIRAFNPFPGATSALEGQSIKFWDSRLPKAGLYSETTNVGEVLGFSEDGVYVQSGNGVIEVLEMQKPGGKRMSAKTCIQSMTPTEKLLCFHAKE
- a CDS encoding DNA topoisomerase III, translating into MAKASTKSSSKTSSVDHPKALIIAEKPSVANDIAKALGGFTKYEDYFESGDFLISSAVGHLLEIAAPEEYDVKRGKWSFANLPVVPPYFDLRPIAKTESRLKVLQKLIKRKDVTALINACDAGREGELIFRLIAQHTKASQSIKRLWLQSMTPATIREGFTNLRSDEDMQPLADAARCRSEADWLVGINGTRAMTAFNSKSGGFFLTTVGRVQTPTLSIVVEREELIRKFVSKDYWEVKAEFIAAAGIYEGRWFDPKFKKDAAEPDARENRLWSEAAAQSIVAACRGKKATVTEEAKPATQLAPQLFDLTSLQREANARFGFSAKNTLGLAQALYERHKVLTYPRTDAKALPEDYLDTVKQTMENLAEHSQDYRAFAKQILQGDPKDPKAKAGYGWVKPNKRIFDNSKISDHFAIIPTLETPKSLSEPEAKLYDLVVRRFLAVFYPAAEFRVTTRITEASGHHFKTEGRVLVNPGWLTVYGKSNQADDELVPVQEGESVQNEAVVAVPLKTKPPARYTEATLLSAMESAGKWVDDDEMREAMAEKGLGTPATRAAIIEGLLAEKYIVREARELIPTAKAFQLMTLLRGLDVEELTRPDLTGSWENKLSLIEQGKMNRDTFMQEIAQMTQRIVKRAKEYDSDTIPGDYATMTTPCPHCKGPVKENYRRFACEKCGFTISKTPGGRAFEYPEVEELLREKSIGPLQGFRSKMGRPFAAIIKLSEIPEDDADYPNAGFKLEFDFGNTQDDESEAIDFTGRLALGACPKCSGAVYEDGMRYVCESNTGPSKSCDFKTGKVVLRQAISQEQVQKLLKEGKTDLLTNFKSNRTGHGFKAYLALGADGKIGFEFEAKAPKAAGAAKPAAKKRAGASAATKSAAKPKRASKTKSSSSS